Proteins co-encoded in one Haladaptatus sp. ZSTT2 genomic window:
- the pan1 gene encoding proteasome-activating nucleotidase Pan1 produces the protein MTDTVDDVDLPYDEDASQQEKIEALRQRLQVVESQNEEMRDKLLDANAENNKYQQKLERLTHENKKLKQSPLFIATIQEITEKGVVIKQHGNNQEALTEVTDEMLDQIEPGTRVAVNNSLSIVKTLDDETDVRARVMQVEHKPDVTYEDIGGLEEQLNEVRETVEMPLESPEMFEQVGIQPPSGVLLYGPPGTGKTLLAKAVANQTNATFIKMAGSELVHKFIGEGAKLVRDLFQVARDHEPAVIFIDEIDAIASKRTDSKTSGDAEVQRTMMQLLSEMDGFEERGEIRIIAATNRFDMLDRAILRPGRFDRLIEVPKPGPEGREKIFEIHTRKMNVDDDVDFSNLAEVTNNASGADIRAICTEAGMFAIRDGRTNVAMKDFQDAWAKIQAEEEDEDVSKTFA, from the coding sequence ATGACTGATACTGTTGACGACGTGGACCTTCCCTACGATGAGGACGCGTCACAGCAGGAGAAAATTGAGGCTTTGCGCCAGCGCTTGCAGGTGGTCGAATCACAAAACGAGGAGATGCGCGACAAGCTCCTCGACGCCAACGCAGAGAACAACAAGTATCAACAGAAACTCGAACGACTGACCCACGAGAACAAGAAATTAAAGCAGTCTCCGCTGTTTATTGCGACGATTCAGGAAATCACCGAGAAAGGTGTCGTCATCAAACAGCACGGGAACAACCAGGAGGCGCTCACCGAGGTCACAGACGAGATGCTCGATCAGATCGAACCGGGCACGCGCGTCGCCGTCAACAACTCTCTTTCCATCGTCAAAACGCTAGACGACGAGACGGACGTCCGCGCTCGGGTGATGCAGGTCGAACACAAACCCGACGTGACCTACGAGGACATTGGGGGACTCGAAGAGCAGCTCAACGAAGTGCGCGAAACCGTCGAGATGCCGCTCGAAAGCCCCGAGATGTTCGAACAGGTCGGGATTCAGCCACCGTCCGGCGTGCTGCTCTACGGCCCACCGGGCACGGGGAAAACGCTGCTCGCGAAAGCCGTCGCCAACCAGACCAACGCCACCTTCATCAAGATGGCTGGCTCGGAACTCGTCCACAAGTTCATCGGTGAGGGTGCAAAGCTGGTGCGCGACCTGTTCCAGGTCGCCCGCGACCACGAGCCTGCGGTCATCTTCATCGACGAAATCGACGCCATCGCGAGCAAGCGCACGGACTCGAAAACCTCGGGTGACGCTGAAGTCCAGCGCACCATGATGCAGTTGCTCTCCGAGATGGATGGCTTCGAAGAGCGCGGGGAAATCCGCATCATCGCGGCCACGAACCGCTTCGACATGCTCGACCGCGCCATCCTTCGTCCGGGCCGGTTCGACCGCCTCATCGAAGTGCCAAAGCCCGGCCCTGAAGGCCGCGAGAAAATCTTCGAGATTCACACGCGCAAAATGAACGTCGATGACGACGTGGACTTCTCGAACCTCGCAGAAGTGACGAACAACGCCTCCGGTGCGGACATTCGCGCGATTTGCACGGAAGCCGGGATGTTCGCCATCCGCGATGGGCGCACCAACGTTGCGATGAAAGATTTCCAGGACGCGTGGGCGAAAATTCAGGCCGAAGAAGAAGACGAGGACGTCTCGAAGACGTTCGCCTGA
- a CDS encoding redox-regulated ATPase YchF, whose protein sequence is MLSIALAGKPNAGKSTFYKAATLAEVDVANYPFTTIDPNRGVSYVRTECPCLTREERCNNEHCHDGKRYVAIELLDVAGLVPGAHEGRGLGNQFLDALTNADVILNVVDASGGTNAEGEPVEIGDHDPVEDVTFIQEEMDLWLAGILNKNWESVTRQSRSPGFDIDEALTELLTGVGATEHDVTTILRDLDYPDNPQEWTDADRERLARDIRAQTKPIVIVANKADIAPLENVERLREAADLVIPTTADGELALRQGTKSGLIAYDPGDEDFDILGDLSGPQKKGLEKIRDVMAEFGGTGVQKALNIAVYDLLDHFTAYPVQNEGKWTDGQGNVLPDAFLLPRGSTPHDLAYAVHSDIGDAYLHAVDAKSNRRIAENHELDEGDVIKIVSSAK, encoded by the coding sequence ATGCTCTCTATCGCGCTTGCCGGGAAGCCAAACGCCGGCAAGTCAACCTTCTACAAAGCCGCTACCCTCGCCGAGGTGGACGTAGCCAACTACCCGTTTACGACCATCGACCCGAATCGCGGGGTGAGCTATGTGCGAACGGAATGTCCGTGTCTCACCCGCGAGGAACGCTGTAACAACGAACACTGCCACGATGGCAAGCGCTACGTCGCCATCGAGTTGCTCGACGTGGCTGGCCTCGTTCCGGGCGCACACGAGGGACGTGGCCTCGGCAACCAGTTTTTGGACGCGCTCACGAACGCCGACGTGATTCTGAACGTCGTGGACGCCTCTGGCGGGACGAACGCCGAGGGCGAACCCGTCGAAATCGGTGACCACGACCCCGTCGAAGACGTGACGTTCATCCAAGAGGAGATGGACCTCTGGCTCGCCGGTATTTTGAACAAGAATTGGGAGTCGGTCACGCGCCAGTCGCGCTCGCCCGGCTTCGACATCGACGAGGCGCTCACCGAACTGCTCACGGGCGTCGGTGCGACCGAACACGACGTGACCACGATTCTGCGCGACCTCGACTATCCGGACAACCCACAGGAGTGGACCGACGCAGACCGCGAGCGCCTCGCGCGCGACATCCGCGCCCAGACGAAGCCAATCGTCATCGTCGCAAACAAGGCGGACATTGCGCCGCTGGAGAACGTAGAACGCCTCCGGGAGGCCGCAGACCTTGTCATCCCGACCACCGCAGACGGCGAACTCGCGCTGCGCCAGGGCACAAAATCCGGACTCATCGCCTACGACCCCGGCGACGAGGACTTCGATATTCTCGGTGACCTTTCTGGACCGCAGAAAAAAGGCTTAGAGAAAATTCGCGACGTGATGGCCGAGTTCGGCGGCACGGGCGTCCAAAAGGCGCTGAACATCGCCGTTTACGACCTGCTCGACCACTTTACCGCCTACCCCGTCCAGAACGAGGGCAAGTGGACCGACGGCCAAGGAAACGTTCTCCCCGACGCCTTCCTCCTGCCGCGGGGGTCGACGCCCCACGACCTCGCCTACGCGGTCCACTCGGACATCGGCGACGCGTACCTCCACGCCGTCGATGCAAAGTCGAATCGACGCATCGCAGAGAACCACGAACTCGACGAAGGCGACGTCATCAAAATCGTCTCGTCGGCCAAATGA
- a CDS encoding UbiA family prenyltransferase, which yields MHVARHGTGLAAAIRALASQIHPVFMLPPIAASWFGAVLARDLSPSLAALHMTAAFFALYTAHVKDGYVDFYIRGEDDEHPLSSGGAKLALTLSSAGFFVCLLTIGYVVDVWAALLTLPGWLIGYLHAPQLDMHALTTTMGYPLGISISLLGGFYVQTQTLTLPVFAFAAVFLTILSGVKIIDDAQDYDYDRSISKHTAVVVLGTTRSRRVAYLLMTLGLLAILCLSALSVFPKSAVLAVLGFGIVALFARRAGPELATMLLIRGSYVFLALLLVAVWFRPLG from the coding sequence ATGCACGTCGCCCGCCACGGAACCGGTCTCGCCGCGGCGATTCGGGCCCTCGCCTCACAGATTCACCCGGTGTTCATGCTCCCACCCATCGCCGCGTCGTGGTTCGGTGCGGTACTCGCACGTGACCTCTCGCCCTCGCTCGCGGCGCTCCACATGACGGCCGCGTTCTTCGCGCTCTACACCGCCCACGTCAAAGACGGCTACGTTGACTTCTACATCCGCGGTGAGGACGACGAACACCCCCTCTCGTCAGGGGGCGCGAAACTCGCACTCACCCTTTCGTCTGCCGGATTCTTCGTCTGCCTGCTCACCATCGGATACGTCGTGGACGTGTGGGCCGCCCTACTTACGCTGCCGGGCTGGCTCATCGGCTACCTCCACGCGCCCCAACTCGACATGCACGCCCTCACGACGACGATGGGCTACCCGCTCGGGATTTCGATTTCGCTCCTCGGCGGGTTTTACGTCCAGACGCAGACGCTCACGCTCCCGGTGTTCGCCTTCGCCGCCGTCTTTCTCACCATCCTTTCAGGGGTGAAAATCATCGACGACGCACAGGACTACGACTACGACCGCTCCATCTCGAAACACACGGCCGTCGTCGTCCTCGGTACGACCCGGTCGCGGCGAGTCGCGTATCTGCTCATGACTCTCGGCCTCCTCGCTATCCTCTGCCTCTCTGCACTCTCGGTGTTCCCAAAAAGTGCAGTACTCGCTGTGCTCGGATTCGGCATCGTCGCCCTGTTCGCCCGCCGTGCTGGCCCCGAACTCGCTACGATGCTCCTGATTCGCGGCTCCTACGTCTTTCTCGCGCTGTTGCTCGTCGCCGTTTGGTTTCGGCCGCTCGGGTGA
- a CDS encoding RsmB/NOP family class I SAM-dependent RNA methyltransferase, which translates to MEALERYEPLMDDVEAYRAACERPLPSVVRVNTLKATREQVCAALDEEGVGYEQLAWNPDLLKLETSSPGNTWPYFHGWIHGQEEVSALPPLALDPQPGDHVFDTCAAPGSKTTQIAAQMDDKGVLIANDNNLGRLSALRFNAERLGATCVAVTNQDARNFSMKPFDSPDDGGFDQFDRVLVDAPCSCEGTVRKNPDVIDEWTLDHVESIAGIQKGILRRALQITRPGGTVVYSTCTFAPEENEAVLDHILDKEDCRVVDYDLGLEHVPGITEWQGEEYDEQVTNAKRVYPQHNDTGGFFCAKLEVGQ; encoded by the coding sequence ATGGAGGCTCTTGAGCGGTACGAACCGCTGATGGACGACGTGGAGGCCTATCGGGCAGCCTGTGAACGCCCGCTGCCCTCCGTCGTCAGGGTGAACACGCTGAAAGCAACGCGAGAACAGGTCTGTGCCGCCCTTGACGAAGAGGGGGTCGGCTACGAGCAACTGGCGTGGAACCCAGACCTGCTCAAACTCGAAACGAGCAGCCCGGGAAACACGTGGCCGTACTTCCACGGCTGGATTCACGGCCAAGAAGAAGTGTCTGCGCTGCCGCCGCTCGCGCTCGACCCACAACCGGGCGACCACGTCTTTGACACTTGCGCCGCGCCGGGGAGCAAGACCACGCAGATTGCCGCCCAGATGGACGACAAGGGCGTGCTCATCGCCAACGACAACAATCTCGGTCGGCTCTCTGCGCTGCGGTTCAACGCCGAGCGACTGGGCGCAACCTGCGTCGCGGTCACGAACCAGGACGCGCGCAACTTCTCGATGAAGCCGTTCGACTCGCCCGACGACGGTGGCTTCGACCAGTTCGACCGCGTGCTCGTGGACGCGCCGTGTTCGTGCGAAGGCACGGTTCGAAAGAATCCTGACGTGATCGATGAGTGGACGCTCGACCACGTCGAATCGATTGCAGGTATTCAGAAAGGCATCCTCCGGCGAGCGCTCCAAATCACGCGCCCCGGCGGCACCGTCGTCTACTCGACGTGTACGTTCGCCCCCGAGGAGAACGAGGCGGTTCTCGACCACATCCTCGACAAAGAGGACTGTCGCGTCGTAGACTACGACCTCGGCCTCGAACACGTCCCCGGCATCACCGAGTGGCAGGGAGAGGAGTACGACGAGCAGGTGACCAATGCAAAGCGCGTCTATCCGCAGCACAACGACACGGGCGGCTTCTTCTGTGCGAAGTTGGAGGTGGGCCAATGA
- a CDS encoding DUF7122 family protein has translation MSDGNVGQQFDRLPETLDEQEIDGRASREQVVNFWHDRYGVPKSVFSDFTLWEKGAGKIWIFGGDVAAPISIEGLGMKLMRTRQEHWKPTTNGAQRFGRHATKNVILLDADQAEKFAHGTDIDYPDWDGDWGYLIAAHELAGVTEPIGVGLYLHGELRSVVPKGRQFD, from the coding sequence ATGAGCGACGGAAACGTGGGCCAGCAGTTCGACCGGCTCCCAGAAACCCTCGACGAACAGGAAATCGACGGTCGGGCCTCGCGCGAGCAGGTCGTGAACTTCTGGCACGACCGTTACGGCGTCCCAAAGTCCGTATTCTCCGACTTCACGCTCTGGGAGAAGGGCGCGGGGAAAATCTGGATTTTCGGCGGCGACGTGGCCGCACCAATCAGCATCGAAGGACTCGGCATGAAGCTCATGCGCACCCGCCAAGAACACTGGAAGCCAACGACGAACGGGGCACAGCGCTTCGGCCGCCACGCGACCAAGAACGTCATTCTCCTCGACGCAGACCAAGCCGAGAAATTCGCCCACGGGACGGACATCGACTACCCCGACTGGGACGGCGACTGGGGCTATCTCATCGCCGCCCACGAACTCGCGGGCGTCACCGAGCCAATCGGCGTCGGTCTCTACCTCCACGGCGAACTGCGCTCGGTCGTCCCGAAGGGACGCCAGTTCGACTGA
- a CDS encoding acyltransferase — protein MPLRSDPLDKLAIPDGTTVEEHDLVTDGDVFVGARSTVEFGVRGRNVIAGEGVTFGGDIEAEGDCRIDMWSDIAGNVLVGQDAYLGERVHIEGQLIVSGDLDIGDDVNIENGFEANGWIVIRNPVPTIVFLFIYLSQLLRLGEEEAAESVLTELADGGEPEDEPVVIPRNAHVSDDAWRVSTPATIGNECRLHGNIRAESIEVGDDNNIFGSLRGRGDISIGKGTQIHGDVTTRRGTVSVTEGSRILGDVACEDLLLHDGAVIDGSIRARGEITQVRDTEDEATE, from the coding sequence GTGCCACTGCGTTCGGACCCTCTCGACAAATTAGCCATCCCAGACGGGACGACGGTTGAAGAACACGACCTCGTGACCGACGGCGACGTTTTCGTCGGCGCGCGCAGCACGGTCGAGTTTGGGGTTCGCGGACGCAACGTCATCGCCGGTGAGGGCGTCACCTTCGGCGGCGATATCGAAGCGGAGGGCGACTGTCGTATCGACATGTGGTCTGACATCGCCGGAAACGTCCTCGTCGGCCAGGACGCCTACCTCGGCGAGCGCGTCCACATCGAAGGCCAACTCATCGTCTCTGGAGACTTGGACATCGGCGACGACGTGAACATCGAAAACGGCTTCGAAGCGAACGGCTGGATCGTGATTCGCAATCCGGTGCCGACCATTGTCTTCCTGTTCATCTACCTTTCACAGCTCCTCCGGCTCGGTGAAGAAGAGGCTGCAGAGTCCGTCCTCACCGAACTCGCAGACGGCGGCGAACCGGAGGACGAACCGGTCGTCATCCCACGAAACGCCCACGTCAGCGACGACGCGTGGCGGGTTTCGACGCCCGCAACCATCGGCAACGAGTGTCGCCTGCACGGGAACATCCGCGCAGAATCCATCGAAGTCGGGGATGACAACAACATCTTCGGCAGCCTCCGCGGTCGCGGTGACATTTCGATTGGCAAGGGAACGCAGATTCACGGCGACGTGACGACGCGTAGAGGAACCGTCTCGGTGACGGAGGGAAGCCGCATCCTCGGCGATGTTGCCTGTGAAGACCTCTTGCTCCACGATGGCGCGGTCATCGACGGCTCGATTCGCGCCCGCGGCGAGATTACGCAGGTCCGCGACACCGAAGACGAAGCCACCGAATAG
- a CDS encoding calcium/sodium antiporter, which translates to MTSSELVAVGTLVLSIGALWIGAEAFVSNAAQVARRFGLSELVIGLTVVAMGTSAPEAAVSIDAALVGNGDIAVANVVGSNLFNIGIVLGGIAAVVRVQSSARMVRRDGAVMVASTLLLLAILWDLRVSRLDGIVLLSVFAGYLAILFVRPDTPAPVQDDGKGVTWSTVVFLIGGLGTVIVGAHFLVESAVFVARAAGLSEWVIGETIVAVGTSTPEIVASVAAARKGMGDIAAGNLIGSNVFNILLILGVTSTVAPIAVVKTAIGTTTWLLGLSVLTAILLGTRGYLDRLEGASLLAINLSRWILDLL; encoded by the coding sequence ATGACGAGTAGCGAACTCGTCGCTGTCGGCACGCTCGTTCTCAGTATCGGGGCACTGTGGATTGGGGCAGAGGCGTTCGTCTCCAACGCGGCACAGGTGGCTCGACGCTTTGGCCTATCGGAACTCGTCATCGGCTTGACGGTGGTCGCAATGGGCACCTCGGCCCCCGAGGCAGCGGTTAGTATCGATGCCGCACTCGTTGGAAATGGTGATATCGCGGTGGCGAACGTCGTCGGCTCTAACCTCTTCAATATCGGAATCGTTCTCGGTGGTATTGCCGCTGTGGTCCGTGTTCAGAGTTCGGCCCGGATGGTTCGTCGAGACGGAGCCGTGATGGTCGCCTCCACGCTCTTACTGCTGGCGATTTTGTGGGACCTCCGAGTGAGCCGTCTCGACGGAATCGTTCTGTTGTCAGTGTTCGCTGGCTATCTCGCCATCCTGTTCGTTCGTCCCGATACGCCGGCACCGGTGCAGGATGACGGAAAGGGAGTCACATGGAGCACGGTCGTCTTCCTCATTGGCGGGCTCGGTACTGTCATCGTCGGTGCCCACTTTCTCGTGGAGTCAGCAGTGTTCGTTGCCCGGGCGGCGGGACTCTCCGAGTGGGTAATCGGGGAAACCATTGTAGCGGTCGGTACCTCTACCCCAGAGATCGTTGCATCTGTTGCTGCCGCTCGGAAGGGGATGGGCGACATCGCGGCCGGCAACCTCATCGGAAGCAACGTATTCAATATATTGTTAATTCTGGGAGTTACATCGACAGTCGCGCCGATTGCAGTCGTCAAGACTGCCATCGGAACTACGACGTGGTTACTCGGACTCTCCGTGCTCACCGCCATTCTCCTTGGAACAAGGGGGTACTTGGATCGGCTTGAAGGAGCATCGCTCTTGGCCATCAACCTGAGCCGGTGGATACTCGACCTGTTGTAG
- a CDS encoding pyridoxal phosphate-dependent aminotransferase: MTEFARRVERVSISGIRKVFEAAGPDAINLGIGQPDFPTPAHVREAAQQAIADGVVDAYTPNKGILPLREAIAAKHQRDNGIAVDPENVIATSGGSEALHLAFQAHVDQGDEVIFPDPGFVSYDALTHIAGGVPRPLGLRDDLTMDPAAVEDAITEDTAAFVVNSPANPTGAVQSKADIKEFARIADEHDVLCISDEVYEHIVFEGEHYSPLEFAETDNVVVVNACSKAYSMTGWRLGWVTGSHRRVERMLRVHQYAQACAAAPSQYAAEAALSGPQDCIGEMVAAFEQRRDVVLDGLADIGLETPKPRGAFYAMPKVPEGFVDEVIERGVILVPGEAFGENGAGYARISYATGIEDLKAALELMGDAVAAVQ; the protein is encoded by the coding sequence ATGACTGAATTTGCTCGTCGAGTCGAGCGCGTCTCGATTAGTGGCATTCGCAAGGTGTTCGAGGCCGCAGGCCCCGACGCCATCAACCTCGGCATCGGACAACCCGATTTTCCAACGCCCGCACACGTCCGCGAGGCCGCCCAGCAGGCCATCGCAGACGGCGTGGTTGACGCCTACACGCCGAACAAGGGCATCCTCCCGCTGCGTGAGGCCATCGCGGCCAAACACCAACGCGACAACGGCATCGCGGTCGACCCCGAGAACGTCATCGCCACCTCGGGCGGCAGCGAGGCGCTCCACCTCGCCTTCCAGGCCCACGTCGACCAGGGCGACGAGGTCATCTTCCCCGACCCCGGCTTCGTCTCCTACGACGCGCTCACCCACATTGCGGGTGGTGTGCCCCGGCCGCTCGGCCTGCGCGACGACCTGACGATGGACCCGGCAGCTGTCGAAGACGCGATTACCGAAGACACGGCGGCCTTCGTGGTCAACAGCCCCGCGAACCCGACCGGCGCGGTGCAGTCGAAAGCAGACATCAAGGAGTTTGCGCGCATCGCGGATGAACACGACGTGCTCTGTATCTCTGATGAGGTGTACGAACACATCGTCTTTGAGGGCGAGCACTACTCACCGCTCGAATTCGCCGAGACGGACAACGTCGTCGTCGTCAACGCCTGTTCGAAGGCGTACTCGATGACCGGCTGGCGGCTCGGCTGGGTCACCGGCAGCCACCGCCGCGTCGAGCGCATGCTTCGCGTCCACCAGTACGCACAGGCGTGTGCCGCCGCGCCCTCACAGTACGCCGCAGAAGCCGCGCTCTCGGGGCCACAAGACTGCATCGGAGAGATGGTGGCTGCGTTCGAACAGCGCCGCGACGTGGTGTTAGACGGCCTCGCGGACATCGGCCTCGAAACGCCGAAACCTCGCGGTGCGTTCTATGCCATGCCAAAAGTCCCCGAGGGCTTCGTCGACGAAGTCATCGAACGCGGCGTCATCCTCGTCCCCGGTGAGGCGTTCGGCGAGAACGGCGCGGGCTACGCGCGCATCTCCTATGCCACCGGCATCGAGGACCTGAAAGCCGCTCTCGAACTGATGGGTGACGCGGTCGCAGCCGTGCAGTAA
- a CDS encoding DUF5800 family protein, producing the protein MTVLSFDKQGVDVVYEGSEFRLERAFVEEAIGKSYPDITDHEILKIIEKNPSLNGPARRIEDILRT; encoded by the coding sequence ATGACGGTTCTTTCCTTTGATAAGCAGGGTGTTGATGTCGTCTACGAGGGGTCTGAGTTTCGCTTAGAGCGTGCGTTCGTCGAAGAAGCAATCGGGAAATCCTACCCCGACATCACCGACCACGAAATCCTCAAAATCATCGAGAAAAACCCCTCGCTCAACGGCCCGGCCCGCCGCATCGAAGACATCCTTCGCACGTAA
- a CDS encoding ornithine cyclodeaminase family protein, producing MQTFPILSDDDVLATIDTADVVATMALAIREHAFGNLVSPPRFSVDVEDGSLVFTAGAATGEVQALGFRVYETFRDDSPEHTQLVAVFDSQTGAFKGLALGDQIGLLRTGGIGGVAVEHLAREDAATLALIGAGTQGRMQARAAASVRNLDEIRVFSRTRDSRTDATMELNAELDAHVVAVESAKAAVEEADIVICATTSRNPVFEHKWLAPGAHVTTLGPKYVGAHELPMETVKRAHTVVTDSLVQVEGYAEYKQPFFVEGDRRAEIVELSTVVAGDHAGRKRETDLTVFCSVGLAGTEVVLADEILRRVGE from the coding sequence ATGCAGACCTTCCCCATTCTCTCTGACGACGACGTACTCGCAACAATCGACACCGCAGACGTCGTCGCAACCATGGCACTCGCCATCCGCGAACACGCCTTTGGCAATCTCGTCTCGCCACCACGATTCAGCGTCGATGTCGAAGATGGGTCGCTCGTGTTCACCGCGGGGGCCGCGACGGGCGAGGTGCAGGCGCTCGGCTTCCGCGTGTACGAAACCTTCCGCGACGACTCGCCGGAACACACCCAACTCGTCGCCGTCTTCGACAGCCAGACAGGTGCGTTCAAAGGCCTCGCCCTTGGCGACCAGATTGGCTTGCTTCGAACCGGGGGTATTGGCGGCGTCGCGGTCGAACACCTCGCCCGCGAGGATGCGGCGACGCTCGCGCTCATCGGGGCTGGAACGCAGGGTCGGATGCAGGCACGGGCCGCTGCGAGCGTTCGAAACCTCGATGAGATACGCGTCTTCTCACGAACGCGCGACAGCCGCACGGATGCGACGATGGAACTCAACGCCGAACTAGATGCCCACGTCGTCGCCGTCGAGAGCGCGAAAGCCGCCGTTGAGGAGGCTGACATCGTCATCTGCGCGACGACGAGTCGCAACCCGGTGTTCGAACACAAATGGCTCGCGCCGGGTGCGCACGTCACGACGCTCGGCCCGAAGTACGTCGGCGCTCACGAACTCCCGATGGAGACGGTCAAACGCGCTCACACCGTGGTCACCGACTCGCTCGTACAGGTCGAGGGCTACGCCGAGTACAAACAGCCGTTTTTCGTAGAAGGCGACCGACGCGCCGAGATAGTCGAACTTTCGACGGTGGTTGCGGGCGACCACGCCGGGCGAAAGCGCGAGACCGACCTGACCGTGTTCTGCTCGGTCGGCCTCGCTGGGACAGAAGTTGTGTTGGCCGACGAAATCCTGCGGCGGGTCGGCGAGTAA
- a CDS encoding proteasome assembly chaperone family protein: MAHVQLHDDSLELTEPTLVEGLPGVGLVGKIAADHLVEQFEMTHYGSLHCEGIPRVAVYGKGDGAVKAPVRLYADEARDLVVLQSDIPVSPSQAVEFSSCLTGWIAEHDATPIFLSGLPTDKDADEPALYGVSTGDGASLLDAADISFPTESGLISGPTGALINRAAELDITGIGLIVESDKRFPDPEAARILLLHGIEPLAGIDVDTNDLVARAEEIRTAKEQFAKRMQDADEESTQAKPLRMFQ; encoded by the coding sequence ATGGCGCACGTCCAACTTCACGACGATTCGCTCGAACTCACAGAGCCAACGCTGGTCGAAGGACTCCCCGGCGTTGGCCTCGTCGGGAAAATCGCGGCCGACCACCTCGTCGAACAGTTCGAGATGACCCACTACGGGTCGCTCCACTGTGAGGGCATCCCCCGCGTTGCGGTGTACGGCAAAGGCGACGGAGCCGTCAAAGCCCCTGTCCGGCTCTACGCCGACGAAGCGCGCGACCTCGTCGTCCTCCAGAGCGACATTCCCGTCTCCCCCTCTCAGGCCGTCGAGTTTTCGAGTTGTCTCACCGGCTGGATCGCAGAACACGACGCAACGCCCATCTTCCTCTCCGGCCTCCCGACCGACAAAGACGCAGACGAACCCGCCCTCTACGGCGTCTCGACCGGCGACGGCGCGTCGCTCCTTGACGCCGCCGACATCTCATTTCCGACCGAAAGCGGCCTCATCTCCGGTCCGACGGGCGCGCTAATAAACCGCGCCGCCGAACTCGACATCACCGGCATCGGCCTCATCGTCGAGAGTGACAAACGCTTCCCCGACCCCGAAGCCGCCCGCATCCTCCTCCTGCACGGCATCGAACCGCTCGCGGGCATCGACGTGGACACCAACGACCTCGTCGCTCGCGCAGAGGAGATTCGCACCGCGAAAGAACAGTTCGCAAAGCGCATGCAGGACGCAGACGAGGAGAGCACGCAGGCGAAGCCGCTTCGGATGTTCCAATGA
- a CDS encoding MarR family transcriptional regulator: protein MSTQEPVVADEEQDRWELVRELPPSAKLVAKILDYNDTLTQSELVEETLLPPRTVRYALNRLEDAGAVSSRFSFTDARKRLYSLDLE, encoded by the coding sequence ATGAGTACACAAGAGCCAGTCGTGGCGGACGAAGAGCAAGATCGGTGGGAACTGGTACGCGAACTTCCCCCAAGTGCGAAACTCGTCGCGAAAATCCTCGATTACAACGACACGCTCACCCAGAGCGAACTCGTCGAAGAGACGCTGTTGCCACCGCGGACGGTGCGCTATGCGCTCAACCGGCTCGAAGACGCGGGCGCTGTCTCCTCTCGCTTCTCGTTTACCGATGCCCGAAAGCGCCTCTACTCGCTCGACCTCGAATAG